In the genome of Haemophilus pittmaniae, one region contains:
- a CDS encoding NUDIX hydrolase N-terminal domain-containing protein has protein sequence MQTQSDSLLTEPWLSWAIEIQSIAQNGLAYCKNIYDIERYERLRDLSAEMLAYKTAIPKETVKSLFCNEAGYQPPKIDSRAAIFQDDKILLVQENDGLWSLPGGWIDVLETIHSNTIKEVREEAGLDVKPTFIIAIHEQRKRNLPPFAHPVLKTFVMCEPLGGKFQPNSETVQSAYFALNELPPMNKEKNTPAQIELCFQAHHSSQWTTQFD, from the coding sequence ATGCAGACACAGTCGGACTCACTTCTCACCGAACCTTGGCTATCTTGGGCCATCGAAATTCAAAGCATTGCTCAAAATGGGCTAGCTTATTGCAAAAATATCTATGATATTGAACGCTACGAACGCTTACGCGATCTATCTGCCGAAATGCTCGCTTATAAAACGGCAATACCAAAAGAAACCGTCAAATCACTTTTCTGCAATGAGGCTGGTTATCAACCCCCTAAAATAGACTCGAGAGCGGCCATTTTTCAAGATGATAAAATTTTATTAGTACAAGAAAATGATGGACTTTGGTCACTGCCTGGCGGCTGGATAGATGTACTAGAAACCATTCACAGTAATACGATTAAAGAAGTACGTGAAGAAGCAGGGCTTGATGTTAAGCCTACTTTTATTATTGCTATTCACGAACAGCGTAAACGTAATTTACCACCTTTTGCACATCCTGTACTCAAAACTTTCGTCATGTGCGAACCATTAGGTGGCAAATTTCAACCAAATAGTGAAACCGTTCAATCTGCCTATTTTGCATTGAATGAACTGCCCCCAATGAATAAAGAAAAAAACACCCCTGCACAGATTGAACTTTGCTTTCAAGCACACCATAGTAGTCAATGGACTACACAATTTGATTAG
- a CDS encoding DUF2251 domain-containing protein, whose amino-acid sequence MLHLTLEDQLFLGQPKQVGTHSTVHDYLAVMFEDDGETGYFYALDMRQNAQPIVDCLHVYNVDSTRNHHEARKLEICWDESGYLALLLINGYPHAVFDFAHLIGYNTNKQPMPELMSMWTHEEINNSLAEKWLGVPTL is encoded by the coding sequence ATGTTACATTTAACCCTCGAAGACCAACTTTTTCTCGGTCAACCAAAGCAAGTCGGCACGCACTCCACTGTTCATGATTATCTGGCGGTAATGTTTGAAGATGACGGCGAAACCGGCTATTTTTATGCGTTAGATATGCGCCAAAATGCACAACCGATTGTCGATTGCTTACATGTGTATAATGTCGATAGTACGCGCAACCATCATGAGGCCCGCAAACTGGAAATCTGTTGGGATGAAAGTGGTTATTTAGCCTTATTGCTCATTAACGGCTATCCGCATGCAGTCTTTGATTTTGCTCACTTAATCGGTTACAACACTAATAAACAACCTATGCCGGAATTAATGAGCATGTGGACACACGAAGAAATCAATAATTCATTAGCCGAAAAATGGTTGGGTGTTCCCACCTTATAG